The following are encoded in a window of Carassius auratus strain Wakin chromosome 6, ASM336829v1, whole genome shotgun sequence genomic DNA:
- the LOC113088492 gene encoding somatomedin-B and thrombospondin type-1 domain-containing protein: protein MSSSDVESDIFRLPIIMSACSSRRSWMVLYLALLVTLVSQSEGGCQDTGLCCIGQNQSCITEDWRKDRSYGECYCDQACKTTLDCCHDYDLACPAVSCVVSEWSVWSGCLEPCKPTLRTRQRQVIREARNGGEPCPSLYQTAGCAEYHDQHGPCLQSLVPALITTGGYGNARKKREILDNSITGYCVEFRLTSLTVGCQHSFSPHTRWMRYLKEGHQVCVECQPPALAQGQRFCSGDGENMGQDGSLSLQWQAVGNSRCRGLWRRVRRRDSCSCPTVHSFLFI from the exons ATGAGCTCTTCAGATGTGGAGAGTGACATATTCAGGCTTCCCATTATCATGTCAGCGTGCAGCTCCAGACGCTCATGGATGGTTTTGTACCTTGCTCTGCTGGTAACACTGGTGTCCCAGAGCGAAGGAGGTTGTCAGGATACGGGACTGTGTTGCATTGGACAAAACCAGTCATGTattactgaagactggaggaaagatcgCTCCTATGGGGAATGTTACTGCGACCAGGCATGCAAGACCACATTGGACTGTTGTCACGACTATGACCTTGCCTGTCCAG ccgTATCCTGTGTAGTGAGTGAATGGAGCGTGTGGTCTGGCTGTCTGGAGCCGTGTAAACCCACACTGCGCACCAGGCAGAGACAGGTGATTCGGGAAGCACGTAATGGAGGCGAACCCTGTCCCTCTCTATATCAGACTGCAGGCTGCGCAGAGTATCACGACCAGCATGGCCCCTGCCTGCAGTCACTAG TCCCAGCTCTCATCACCACAGGTGGATATGGAAATGCAAGGAAAAAGAGGGAGATTTTGGACAACAGTATCACAGG TTACTGTGTGGAGTTCAGACTCACGTCCCTGACGGTGGGTTGTCAACACAGTTTCAGTCCACACACTCGCTGGATGCGGTATCTGAAAGAGGGACATCAGGTGTGTGTGGAGTGCCAGCCACCAGCACTGGCCCAGGGCCAACGCTTCTGCTCCGGGGACGGGGAGAACATGGGACAGGACGG GAGCTTGTCTCTGCAGTGGCAGGCCGTGGGGAATTCTCGCTGCAGAGGGCTGTGGAGACGGGTCCGTCGACGAGACTCCTGTTCCTGTCCTACTGTACACAGTTTTCTCTTCATCTAA